In Candidatus Atribacteria bacterium ADurb.Bin276, a single window of DNA contains:
- the sugA_5 gene encoding Trehalose transport system permease protein SugA: MQPKQQGLILLLFRLQIELTMKSNQYNRREVRFAWLLIIPAFIFIGIIIFYPMVMAFYTSLHQVDLTRKAQGMPFIGFKNYIDILKSSGFWASINRTAYFTVVSIAIEMVIGFLIALLLNQKFWARGILRSLLLVPWALPITVDAIMWKWIFNANYGAFNALLKQIGLIDSYRGWLTRPWSAMHCVIVADVWKITPLVALLLLAGLQTIPREMYEAATVDGASWWRSLFSITLPLLKPTLTVVLVMRTLDAFRVFDIVYIMTSGGPANATKVISFMTYQEAFKFLNFGRGSALAYLITLIVALLAYIYTINIGKHIEY, from the coding sequence ATGCAACCTAAACAGCAGGGATTAATACTCCTGCTGTTTAGGTTGCAGATTGAATTAACTATGAAATCAAACCAGTACAACCGAAGAGAAGTCAGATTTGCCTGGCTATTAATCATTCCTGCTTTTATTTTTATTGGAATTATTATTTTTTATCCAATGGTGATGGCTTTCTATACCAGTCTTCATCAGGTTGACTTAACTCGAAAAGCCCAGGGAATGCCCTTTATTGGTTTTAAAAATTATATTGATATATTGAAAAGCAGCGGATTTTGGGCCTCAATTAACCGCACTGCATATTTTACCGTAGTATCTATTGCCATTGAAATGGTAATTGGTTTTTTAATTGCTCTTCTTCTAAACCAAAAATTTTGGGCACGAGGGATTCTCCGCAGTTTATTGTTGGTTCCATGGGCACTTCCGATTACCGTTGATGCTATTATGTGGAAATGGATATTTAATGCTAATTATGGAGCGTTTAATGCTCTACTCAAACAAATTGGTTTAATTGATTCTTACCGAGGTTGGTTAACTCGTCCGTGGAGTGCTATGCATTGCGTTATTGTAGCTGATGTATGGAAGATTACACCATTAGTTGCCCTGTTGCTTTTGGCAGGATTGCAAACCATACCTCGAGAAATGTATGAAGCTGCTACTGTTGATGGGGCGAGTTGGTGGAGAAGCCTTTTTTCCATTACCTTGCCTCTATTAAAACCTACGCTAACTGTAGTTTTGGTAATGCGTACCTTAGATGCCTTTCGAGTTTTCGATATCGTATATATTATGACTTCGGGCGGACCTGCCAATGCAACTAAAGTTATTTCCTTTATGACCTACCAAGAAGCTTTTAAATTTTTAAATTTTGGTCGTGGTTCTGCCTTGGCTTATCTCATTACTTTAATAGTGGCTCTTTTGGCTTATATTTATACCATCAACATCGGGAAACATATCGAATATTAA
- the fadD gene encoding Long-chain-fatty-acid--CoA ligase, with translation MIPNSDQSMAERLFTTAEMYPDMPALDYYGKQITYQHLQEKIQRLAMIWKNLGIEPGHRVIVCLPNIPEVVMTIYSLNMIGAVVCIVHPLSTAPEMSFYVQDTQSQWLITLDILYGNFRKAVEESDIKKTILTTVSGELPPIPRYLYYLKQGRKSPNYHGDRLIDWKTLIRNWLSPLKVFHHFSTDQPAVILFSGGTTGSPKGVLLSNQNMNALADQVLTQVNPQPGKDSTLCILPLFHGFGLGICLHSVLLGGGRCILIPRFSKKEFIDAIAKCKPTYIAGVPTHYEALINSEKLQKAQFSYLKGAFCGGDSVPLSLIKRFNDFMQSHGGIVSLREGYGLTECVTACSIMPEDIYKERSVGLPLPGNRFKIVRPQGIEEVPVGEVGEICINGPTVMLGYNNRPEETDRVLQKHKDGLIWLSTGDLGTLDQDGFLYFTGRMKRIIKCSGYAVYPSQVESVINSHPLVVESCVIGIPDEYTMSRVKAYVVIRGNVHSREKLAEEIKQSVAEQLIKWSVPTEITFLDSLPVTRMGKADYRALEAMERGEAII, from the coding sequence ATGATACCTAATTCTGACCAGTCCATGGCCGAACGTTTGTTCACGACCGCAGAAATGTATCCTGATATGCCGGCTTTGGACTATTATGGGAAGCAGATAACCTATCAACACTTACAAGAAAAAATTCAACGATTAGCTATGATATGGAAGAACTTAGGGATTGAACCCGGTCATCGAGTGATTGTATGTTTGCCTAATATCCCTGAAGTGGTTATGACAATTTACTCGCTCAACATGATTGGAGCGGTAGTCTGTATTGTCCATCCCTTATCCACTGCTCCTGAAATGTCTTTTTATGTTCAAGACACCCAAAGTCAGTGGTTGATCACTTTGGATATCCTGTATGGTAACTTTCGCAAAGCTGTCGAAGAGAGTGATATCAAAAAGACCATATTAACTACGGTTTCGGGAGAACTCCCTCCAATTCCTCGATATCTTTATTATTTGAAACAAGGACGTAAAAGTCCCAATTATCATGGAGATCGTTTAATTGATTGGAAGACCCTGATCCGAAACTGGCTCTCACCTCTAAAAGTATTCCATCATTTTTCTACTGACCAACCAGCTGTTATTCTTTTTAGTGGAGGAACCACTGGTTCGCCAAAAGGAGTCCTTCTTTCCAATCAGAACATGAATGCCCTGGCTGACCAGGTGTTGACTCAAGTGAATCCTCAACCAGGTAAAGATTCAACACTCTGTATCCTTCCTCTATTTCACGGATTTGGATTGGGGATTTGTCTTCATTCGGTTTTGTTAGGAGGCGGTCGTTGTATTCTAATTCCTCGTTTTAGCAAAAAGGAATTTATTGATGCCATCGCCAAGTGTAAACCAACCTATATCGCTGGCGTACCCACCCACTATGAGGCATTGATTAACAGCGAAAAGCTGCAAAAAGCTCAATTTTCTTACCTAAAAGGAGCTTTTTGTGGAGGAGATAGCGTTCCTCTTTCTCTCATCAAACGGTTCAATGACTTTATGCAAAGTCATGGAGGGATAGTTAGTTTACGAGAGGGGTATGGCTTAACCGAATGTGTAACAGCTTGTTCGATCATGCCGGAGGATATTTATAAAGAAAGAAGCGTTGGTTTACCCTTGCCTGGAAATCGTTTTAAGATTGTTCGCCCTCAAGGCATAGAAGAAGTACCAGTGGGAGAAGTGGGAGAAATCTGCATCAATGGACCTACCGTGATGTTGGGATATAATAATCGGCCTGAGGAGACGGATCGTGTTCTGCAAAAGCACAAAGACGGTCTGATCTGGCTTTCGACCGGAGATTTAGGAACTTTAGATCAGGACGGTTTTTTGTACTTTACTGGAAGGATGAAAAGAATCATTAAGTGCTCGGGCTATGCAGTCTATCCCTCTCAGGTAGAAAGTGTTATTAATAGTCATCCATTGGTTGTCGAATCATGTGTTATCGGTATTCCTGATGAATACACCATGAGTCGAGTCAAGGCTTATGTGGTTATCAGGGGCAATGTTCATTCTCGGGAAAAATTAGCTGAGGAAATAAAACAAAGCGTTGCTGAGCAGCTTATTAAGTGGTCAGTTCCAACTGAGATTACTTTTTTGGATAGTCTCCCCGTTACCCGCATGGGAAAAGCGGACTATCGAGCATTGGAAGCCATGGAGCGGGGAGAAGCAATTATTTGA
- the apbE_2 gene encoding Thiamine biosynthesis lipoprotein ApbE precursor — translation MKCVEKYDFCMDTVVYQKVYGKNAEEAIDEATRKIRYLEGKLSFFQEESDIFQINIHAGKNWVKVSQDTIDVLQKAVEVSKSSNGAFDVTVGVLTDYWRQLKKNQKKPDKNQIQDLISLINYRNILINSEERLVKLIRFNQKIDLGGIGKGYAGEKVIDVYRDYSIQSGFINLGGNVVTIGKTHWKRSWIIGIRNPFSADGGIFGNLKVEEQAVVTSGGYERYYEIDGLKYHHILDPRTGFPARLEWQSVTMVAESSTLADALSTAIFIMNRQELIRFLKNFPSLGVILVAHTGEIMISKNLKEIFQKTNPEMSIIYID, via the coding sequence ATGAAATGTGTTGAAAAGTATGATTTCTGCATGGATACGGTTGTTTATCAAAAAGTATATGGAAAAAATGCCGAAGAGGCTATTGATGAAGCAACGAGGAAAATCCGATATTTGGAAGGGAAACTCAGTTTTTTCCAAGAAGAAAGTGATATTTTTCAAATTAATATTCATGCAGGCAAAAACTGGGTGAAAGTAAGTCAAGATACCATTGATGTTTTGCAAAAAGCTGTTGAAGTATCGAAATCAAGCAATGGTGCTTTTGATGTAACGGTCGGAGTTTTGACTGATTATTGGCGCCAATTAAAAAAAAATCAAAAAAAACCGGATAAAAACCAAATTCAAGACTTGATTAGTTTGATTAACTACCGGAATATTTTAATTAATTCAGAAGAAAGATTAGTTAAGCTTATACGGTTCAATCAAAAAATTGATCTGGGAGGAATAGGAAAAGGGTATGCTGGGGAGAAGGTTATCGATGTTTATAGAGATTATTCAATCCAGTCAGGATTTATTAATTTAGGAGGAAATGTTGTAACCATTGGAAAAACCCATTGGAAGAGAAGTTGGATTATTGGTATTCGTAACCCCTTTTCGGCGGATGGGGGGATATTCGGGAATTTAAAGGTAGAAGAACAAGCAGTTGTAACCTCAGGGGGATATGAAAGATATTATGAAATTGATGGTTTAAAGTATCACCATATTCTTGATCCTCGAACTGGTTTCCCTGCTCGGTTAGAATGGCAAAGCGTTACCATGGTTGCAGAAAGCTCTACCTTGGCGGATGCCCTTTCCACTGCTATTTTTATCATGAATCGGCAAGAACTCATTCGTTTTTTGAAGAATTTTCCATCTTTAGGTGTGATTCTGGTTGCCCATACTGGTGAAATAATGATCAGTAAAAATTTAAAAGAAATTTTTCAAAAAACCAACCCAGAAATGTCTATAATATATATTGATTGA
- a CDS encoding branched-chain alpha-keto acid dehydrogenase subunit E2 — translation MTEEKKNKRFLTRGYRRDGTWLKDANPMHRLEPFIFKTRNGSCIYFREKLDITHTLEYLQERNLNRSPEKKFTLFHILMTAMVRTAILKPGINRFIAGKRIYQRNNMQISYLVKQEKTEAARMLAVKETFCSSDTLDQVAEKVLLSIERARHENAADSESLVKTFSKLPGWMISFVVAFLRWLDNFGLVPESITSSDPFYASAFVANIGSLGVNAPYHHLYEWGTVSLFVAMGKYAEELSLDQDGKLVKKTLVEITFTVDERIADGFYLARALQTFKQLMEHPEELEKPVEEGMHNDT, via the coding sequence GTGACTGAAGAAAAGAAAAATAAACGCTTTTTAACCCGGGGATACCGTCGTGACGGCACCTGGTTGAAAGACGCTAATCCGATGCATCGTTTGGAACCATTCATTTTTAAAACCCGAAATGGATCATGCATCTACTTTCGAGAAAAGTTAGACATTACTCATACTTTGGAATACCTCCAAGAAAGAAATTTAAATCGGTCACCAGAAAAAAAGTTTACTCTCTTCCATATTCTCATGACGGCTATGGTTCGTACCGCTATCCTAAAACCCGGGATCAACCGTTTTATAGCTGGGAAGCGAATCTATCAGCGAAATAATATGCAGATTTCCTACCTGGTTAAACAGGAGAAAACCGAAGCGGCCAGAATGTTAGCAGTTAAAGAAACCTTTTGTTCCTCAGACACCCTTGACCAGGTTGCTGAAAAAGTATTGCTATCCATAGAACGAGCTCGTCATGAAAATGCTGCCGATAGTGAAAGTTTGGTTAAAACCTTTTCGAAGCTGCCCGGTTGGATGATATCGTTTGTGGTGGCTTTTCTCCGCTGGTTGGATAATTTTGGTCTGGTGCCGGAGTCGATAACCAGTTCGGATCCTTTTTATGCCAGTGCTTTTGTTGCAAACATAGGTAGTTTAGGAGTGAATGCACCCTATCACCACCTCTATGAATGGGGAACAGTTTCACTTTTTGTAGCTATGGGAAAGTATGCCGAAGAATTGAGTTTAGACCAAGATGGTAAACTGGTTAAAAAAACCTTGGTTGAAATCACCTTTACTGTAGATGAACGAATTGCCGATGGATTTTATTTAGCTCGTGCTTTACAAACCTTCAAGCAGCTCATGGAACATCCAGAAGAATTAGAGAAACCCGTAGAGGAAGGAATGCATAATGATACCTAA
- the sugB_10 gene encoding Trehalose transport system permease protein SugB, giving the protein MIVKKYKIYRTIGITVGSIILVAGLLAPLVWLLISSVADLKDLLKIPLQWIPENISFERYSKILFSQGSESEFRKTMMNSFVVASAVTIICVSIGSLSAYAFSRLRFPGKDKILFVLLFSYMLPPVAIIIPIYQIFSRYNLLDTKTALILVYSAIITPFVIWIMRTYFDSIPRDLEDAAKIDGCTYLGMLFRIMIPLSAPGIVATLLLAFLMSWEEFFMALIMTSSVVSKTIPVSIAEFSGRHSIDFGMMATGGILAAIPPVIIALIFQKYIVGGLLSGAVKG; this is encoded by the coding sequence ATGATTGTTAAAAAGTATAAAATATACCGAACAATTGGTATCACCGTTGGGTCAATTATCTTAGTAGCAGGCTTATTAGCACCCTTAGTTTGGTTGTTGATATCGAGTGTTGCTGATTTAAAAGATTTGCTAAAAATTCCACTGCAATGGATACCGGAAAACATATCCTTTGAAAGATATTCAAAGATACTTTTTTCCCAGGGTTCTGAAAGTGAATTCCGGAAAACAATGATGAATAGTTTTGTGGTAGCTTCTGCAGTTACCATTATTTGTGTTTCAATTGGCTCGCTCTCGGCTTATGCTTTTTCACGACTCAGATTTCCTGGGAAAGATAAAATTTTATTTGTACTTCTCTTTTCATACATGCTTCCTCCAGTGGCCATCATTATCCCTATTTATCAAATATTTAGTCGATATAATTTGCTCGATACGAAAACAGCTTTAATACTGGTTTATTCTGCTATCATCACTCCTTTTGTGATTTGGATAATGCGAACTTATTTTGATAGTATTCCACGGGATTTGGAAGATGCAGCTAAAATTGATGGATGCACTTATTTAGGTATGTTATTTCGAATTATGATTCCTCTTTCAGCGCCAGGGATTGTAGCTACTCTCCTTTTGGCATTTTTAATGTCTTGGGAAGAGTTTTTTATGGCATTAATTATGACTTCATCGGTTGTATCAAAAACCATTCCCGTATCGATTGCTGAATTTTCCGGCCGCCATTCAATTGATTTTGGGATGATGGCTACCGGTGGAATATTAGCAGCAATTCCACCGGTTATAATTGCTTTGATTTTCCAAAAATATATCGTCGGTGGTTTACTATCCGGAGCAGTTAAGGGGTAG
- a CDS encoding FMN-binding domain protein: MGTLAIVLIIVAVILVIIFIFASAGLKKVGKLNIGKIDLSKLADGVYPGEFKGYRWSNQVEVTVKNHQIAGIKIIKDIVFGSGDISKKIFDQIIQKQSLQIDTVSSATVTNKAYLKAIENALLKGK; this comes from the coding sequence ATGGGTACGTTAGCAATTGTTCTTATCATTGTGGCTGTCATTTTGGTAATCATCTTTATTTTTGCCTCAGCAGGACTAAAAAAAGTAGGAAAGCTCAATATCGGAAAAATCGATCTTTCCAAATTGGCTGATGGAGTCTATCCAGGTGAATTTAAGGGATACCGGTGGTCGAATCAGGTAGAGGTAACAGTGAAAAATCACCAAATTGCCGGAATAAAAATTATCAAAGATATTGTCTTTGGATCGGGAGATATTTCCAAAAAGATCTTCGATCAGATTATTCAAAAGCAATCGTTGCAGATAGATACAGTATCAAGTGCAACAGTGACTAATAAAGCTTACCTAAAAGCAATAGAAAACGCATTGTTGAAAGGGAAATAG
- a CDS encoding Tripartite ATP-independent periplasmic transporter (Tripartite ATP-independent periplasmic transporters, DctQ component) has product MKRMGEYLMKAEEWIAKVSLFMMVILIFSSAIARLIKHPINWAVDLSTFFFAWACFLSADVAWRKNKLMSVEIFIKLFSEKSQRIFKIINYFIISTFLVYLIIWGVQLSYTTRFRTFVGMWGFSYTWVTLSIPIGSALLLATTLVKIKKALINTQ; this is encoded by the coding sequence ATGAAAAGAATGGGCGAATATTTGATGAAGGCGGAGGAATGGATAGCCAAAGTGTCCTTGTTCATGATGGTGATTTTAATATTTTCCTCAGCTATCGCCAGATTAATAAAGCATCCAATTAACTGGGCGGTTGATTTAAGTACCTTCTTTTTCGCTTGGGCTTGTTTTTTGAGTGCTGACGTAGCCTGGAGAAAAAATAAGCTTATGTCGGTGGAAATCTTTATAAAACTATTTTCTGAGAAATCACAAAGAATTTTTAAAATCATTAATTATTTTATTATATCTACTTTCCTGGTTTACCTAATCATTTGGGGAGTTCAGCTCTCCTATACTACTCGCTTTCGAACTTTTGTCGGTATGTGGGGTTTCAGTTACACCTGGGTTACTTTGAGCATACCAATCGGTTCAGCTCTTCTGCTCGCTACGACTCTTGTCAAAATAAAAAAAGCACTTATAAACACTCAATAA
- the yiaO gene encoding 2,3-diketo-L-gulonate-binding periplasmic protein YiaO precursor has product MWSGKKFFIFCVFVLVLFVISAPLQAAPKYTLKFNHVLAPNEPYHEGFLEWAKRVEERTNGEVKIEVFHSAQLGVEEDIIEQIRAGANIGQNTDSARLGNYVREISVMNAPYFANSLEEVEKLKDSPTIKAWLEKLENEFGLKVLSFMWVQGFRHFMTNKPIKSPDDLKGLRIRTPGAPIWQESVRALGATPVALSFGEMYSALQSKAIDGCELVYANIVGGNLYEVLKYSSETGHILLINFEVTSAKWFNSLPPEYQQIVVEECDKAGLETSRKIMEQLEEEHKQTCIEKGMEIVTDIDVKAFIKAGDKAYEALDLMDAKKTLFEEMGKTVE; this is encoded by the coding sequence GTGTGGAGCGGAAAGAAATTTTTCATCTTTTGTGTGTTTGTGCTGGTTCTTTTTGTAATTTCAGCCCCCTTACAAGCCGCCCCAAAATATACTCTGAAATTCAACCACGTATTAGCTCCTAATGAACCCTACCATGAAGGATTTTTAGAATGGGCAAAAAGAGTGGAAGAAAGAACCAATGGGGAAGTTAAAATTGAAGTATTCCACAGTGCCCAACTAGGAGTGGAAGAAGATATCATTGAACAAATTCGAGCTGGGGCCAACATTGGTCAGAATACTGATTCTGCCCGTTTGGGAAACTATGTACGGGAAATCTCAGTTATGAATGCCCCCTATTTTGCCAATTCTCTTGAAGAGGTTGAAAAACTAAAAGATTCTCCGACTATAAAAGCCTGGTTGGAAAAACTGGAAAATGAATTCGGTCTTAAAGTTTTGTCATTTATGTGGGTACAAGGTTTCAGGCATTTCATGACCAACAAGCCAATTAAATCTCCTGATGACCTTAAAGGTTTAAGAATCCGAACTCCGGGTGCTCCAATTTGGCAAGAATCAGTTCGAGCTCTGGGAGCCACTCCGGTCGCTCTTTCCTTTGGAGAAATGTATTCTGCTCTTCAATCGAAGGCAATCGATGGCTGCGAACTGGTCTATGCCAACATTGTTGGTGGAAACCTTTACGAAGTCTTAAAATATTCCAGTGAAACCGGACATATTCTTCTCATCAATTTCGAAGTCACCAGTGCAAAATGGTTTAATAGCCTCCCTCCTGAATACCAACAAATAGTTGTGGAAGAATGCGATAAAGCCGGTCTGGAAACCTCCCGAAAAATTATGGAACAACTGGAAGAAGAACACAAACAAACCTGCATTGAAAAGGGGATGGAAATTGTCACTGATATTGATGTGAAAGCCTTTATAAAAGCCGGTGACAAGGCTTATGAAGCGTTAGATTTAATGGATGCTAAGAAAACCCTCTTTGAAGAAATGGGCAAGACAGTAGAATAA
- a CDS encoding putative ABC transporter-binding protein precursor, with protein sequence MKHKGIFFITLILMVFSFSVMVSAKVSLSALFMKQAGYQESDMIAMTDEFLKQNPDVEVNLNFVSYEELHDKIAVAAASESGVYDVIISDCVWPAEFAEAGWIIDVTDRLKDEDRADIFPTVLNSVTYKDRIYGMPWLNDWQYFFYNKKMLNEVGASVPTLWPEVIETSQKMKANGIIEYPIIDSWGQGEVVVVQYLTYLNAMGGKAFDENGLPILNQGKGLDALSYMVDNLKAGIYNPASIESFNEEVRRIYSSGQAAFGLNWIYMYNLSNDPQESQIAGDSEIALIPGFPDGNKSASCNGGMGLSIVNTCKNPDVAWDYISFLCSRDIQKKYSANALPIWISLYDDPELIALQPKAIPIAKEQIQYVFDRPQLPWYSQFSQLLGEELQSAITGAKIPQQALDDAVARMKEIQERY encoded by the coding sequence ATGAAACACAAAGGAATTTTTTTCATCACATTAATTTTAATGGTATTTTCGTTTTCGGTTATGGTTAGTGCCAAAGTAAGCCTGAGTGCTCTTTTTATGAAGCAAGCCGGCTATCAAGAAAGCGATATGATAGCCATGACAGATGAATTTTTAAAACAAAATCCAGATGTCGAAGTTAATTTAAACTTTGTATCCTACGAAGAACTCCACGATAAAATTGCCGTAGCTGCTGCCAGTGAATCGGGAGTATACGATGTCATTATTAGTGACTGTGTCTGGCCGGCGGAATTTGCAGAGGCAGGATGGATTATTGATGTTACTGATCGTTTAAAAGACGAAGACCGAGCCGACATCTTTCCAACCGTTCTGAATTCAGTGACCTATAAAGATAGAATTTATGGGATGCCCTGGCTCAATGATTGGCAGTATTTTTTTTATAACAAGAAAATGTTAAATGAAGTTGGTGCTTCAGTTCCTACTTTATGGCCCGAGGTGATTGAAACTTCCCAAAAAATGAAAGCCAATGGAATCATCGAATATCCAATTATTGATTCCTGGGGGCAAGGAGAGGTAGTAGTTGTTCAGTATTTGACCTATTTAAATGCCATGGGTGGGAAAGCCTTTGATGAAAATGGTTTGCCGATTTTAAACCAAGGAAAAGGCCTGGATGCCTTGAGCTATATGGTGGATAATTTAAAAGCTGGAATTTATAATCCAGCTTCAATTGAAAGTTTTAACGAAGAGGTACGGCGAATCTATTCTTCCGGTCAGGCAGCTTTTGGTCTGAACTGGATTTATATGTATAATTTATCAAATGATCCACAAGAGTCACAAATTGCCGGAGATTCTGAAATAGCATTAATACCCGGTTTTCCTGATGGGAACAAGAGTGCTTCCTGTAATGGTGGGATGGGTTTGAGCATAGTGAATACCTGCAAAAATCCAGATGTAGCATGGGATTATATAAGTTTCTTATGCAGTCGTGATATACAGAAAAAATACAGTGCCAACGCTCTTCCCATTTGGATATCCCTCTATGATGATCCAGAGTTAATCGCTCTTCAACCCAAAGCTATCCCTATTGCAAAGGAACAAATTCAGTATGTGTTTGATCGGCCACAACTTCCTTGGTATTCGCAATTTTCCCAATTGTTAGGAGAAGAGTTGCAATCAGCTATTACTGGAGCTAAGATTCCTCAGCAGGCACTTGATGATGCTGTTGCACGGATGAAAGAAATTCAAGAAAGATATTAG
- the ymdB gene encoding O-acetyl-ADP-ribose deacetylase, whose protein sequence is MEVVYSQGNIQVVIGDITEETTDAIVNAANSTLLGGGGVDGAIHRKAGPKLKEECRTLGGCPTGKAKITKGYQLKAKYVIHTVGPVWKGGNVQEDELLASCYKNSLQIAQNYGIQSISFPAISTGVYGFPKKRAAEIAVKEVKKFLKEHPLLVRFVCFDQETAQVYLEVLKNSNPPTPSF, encoded by the coding sequence ATGGAAGTTGTTTATTCTCAAGGAAATATTCAGGTGGTTATTGGTGATATTACCGAGGAAACAACCGATGCGATTGTCAATGCTGCTAATTCTACCCTCTTGGGAGGAGGTGGAGTGGACGGAGCTATTCACCGGAAAGCCGGACCTAAGCTTAAGGAAGAATGTCGAACCTTAGGGGGATGCCCAACTGGAAAAGCGAAAATCACCAAAGGATATCAACTGAAAGCAAAGTATGTTATTCACACTGTCGGACCGGTTTGGAAAGGAGGAAATGTTCAGGAAGACGAACTCCTCGCTTCGTGCTATAAAAATAGTCTCCAAATTGCCCAAAATTATGGTATTCAAAGTATTTCTTTTCCAGCTATTTCAACTGGTGTCTATGGTTTTCCCAAAAAGCGAGCAGCTGAAATTGCTGTAAAAGAAGTTAAAAAGTTCCTCAAGGAACACCCGCTTTTGGTTCGTTTTGTTTGTTTTGACCAAGAAACTGCCCAGGTCTATCTTGAAGTATTAAAGAACAGTAACCCACCCACTCCGTCATTCTGA